In a genomic window of Dehalococcoidales bacterium:
- a CDS encoding GNAT family N-acetyltransferase, which yields MARHPMLETERLFLRHFLLDDCRDVVRMVGDPVIAANTLHIPHPYEYDMAVEWIKSHQNNSAMGNGVVFAITDRQNGDLIGAIGLVINVEDEKAELGYWIGREYWRNGYATEAGKAVLEYGFGELGLNRIFARHLGRNPASGKVMQKLGMKYEGCLRRDVKKDAKFEDLELYGLLKAEYEDRRSAV from the coding sequence ATGGCACGCCACCCCATGCTGGAAACTGAAAGACTGTTTCTCAGGCATTTTTTATTGGACGATTGCCGTGATGTCGTAAGGATGGTAGGGGATCCGGTAATTGCGGCAAATACGCTGCATATTCCCCATCCTTACGAATATGATATGGCAGTAGAATGGATTAAAAGTCACCAAAATAACTCTGCTATGGGAAATGGGGTTGTTTTTGCGATTACCGATCGGCAAAACGGCGATTTAATTGGCGCAATTGGTTTGGTGATCAATGTTGAAGATGAAAAAGCCGAGCTGGGGTACTGGATTGGGAGGGAATACTGGCGTAATGGATACGCCACTGAGGCAGGAAAGGCGGTCTTGGAATATGGTTTTGGGGAGCTTGGCCTCAACCGTATTTTTGCCAGACACCTCGGTCGCAATCCGGCTTCTGGCAAGGTAATGCAGAAATTGGGAATGAAATACGAGGGATGCTTGCGGCGCGATGTAAAAAAAGATGCCAAATTCGAAGACCTCGAATTATACGGTCTTTTAAAAGCTGAATATGAAGACCGCCGTTCTGCAGTTTAA
- a CDS encoding ABC transporter permease, with translation MKGFIPLLKKEVTGQLRTYKLVIVAGIFLFFGISTPFLLKYLPEILKLAGEGMIIELPPPTAVQSLAEYASTIGQVGLLLAVLLGMGSISGEMKSGTAIMTLSKPVSRSSFVGAKMIALSLTFLLSLAAASIVSFIYTVLLIEGASVAGYVGLNLLLALFLMFCLAITLFCSSLFRRSLAAGGTAIALLISQAALSAIPIIGDYMPGKLMGWGVNLISGNPDEYWGALAVTAVLTVLSLYFAQKILRNKDL, from the coding sequence ATGAAGGGATTTATTCCGCTCTTAAAAAAAGAAGTGACCGGCCAGCTCAGGACCTATAAACTGGTTATCGTAGCTGGTATTTTCCTGTTCTTCGGGATTTCTACCCCATTTTTACTTAAGTATTTACCCGAAATTCTCAAGCTTGCCGGGGAAGGGATGATAATTGAACTGCCTCCACCTACCGCGGTGCAATCCCTGGCTGAATATGCCAGTACAATTGGCCAGGTTGGATTATTACTCGCAGTATTATTGGGTATGGGAAGCATATCTGGTGAAATGAAAAGCGGCACAGCTATAATGACCCTTTCCAAACCGGTAAGCCGTTCTTCTTTTGTGGGCGCCAAAATGATCGCCCTCAGCCTGACTTTCCTGCTATCTCTGGCAGCAGCATCAATCGTCAGTTTCATCTATACCGTTTTACTTATTGAAGGAGCATCCGTGGCGGGGTATGTCGGGTTAAACCTGCTATTGGCATTGTTCCTGATGTTTTGTTTGGCGATTACGCTTTTTTGTTCCAGCCTTTTCAGGAGATCTCTTGCAGCAGGCGGTACAGCCATCGCCCTTTTGATTTCACAAGCAGCTCTCTCAGCTATACCGATTATTGGTGACTATATGCCTGGTAAATTAATGGGGTGGGGAGTCAACCTGATTTCTGGCAATCCTGATGAATATTGGGGAGCGTTGGCAGTAACCGCAGTGCTTACCGTATTATCCCTTTACTTTGCCCAAAAGATACTGCGCAATAAAGATCTATAA
- a CDS encoding ABC transporter ATP-binding protein, giving the protein MTAISTERLSKYYNEVKALDGLSMEVPENVIFGFLGPNGAGKTTTVKLLTGFAHPTKGSARVAGEDITSDNLALQSVIGLLPDVPAFYDWMNAREYLQFTGELHQLDKKKIKGHIEYLLDMVELTREGNRRIGGYSRGMRQRLGIAQALINQPKVLFMDEPTSALDPVGKREVLDLIKSLKQTATVFMSTHNLNEVEKVCDMVGIVNRGKLVTISSVESLQKKYARSLFEIEFIEDPSPLLKTLQEAPWLAEPEIINRNGTQVVLVKAIDVEHARRELPRLISDSSLTLTRYELVMPSLEDIFVEILNEEKTK; this is encoded by the coding sequence ATGACAGCAATTAGCACCGAAAGGCTTTCAAAATATTACAACGAAGTCAAAGCTCTTGATGGGCTAAGCATGGAAGTCCCGGAAAACGTAATATTCGGTTTTCTTGGTCCAAACGGCGCCGGAAAAACCACCACGGTTAAACTTTTAACTGGATTTGCTCATCCGACAAAGGGTAGCGCCCGAGTTGCAGGAGAGGATATTACTTCAGACAACCTGGCGCTTCAATCGGTAATCGGCTTGTTACCTGACGTACCGGCTTTTTATGATTGGATGAACGCCAGAGAATATCTGCAATTCACCGGGGAGCTGCACCAACTGGACAAGAAAAAAATCAAAGGACACATAGAATATTTGCTTGACATGGTAGAACTAACAAGGGAAGGCAATCGGCGTATTGGGGGATATTCCCGCGGCATGCGCCAGCGGCTTGGAATCGCTCAAGCTTTGATAAACCAGCCAAAAGTACTTTTTATGGATGAGCCAACTTCAGCTCTGGACCCGGTTGGGAAGCGCGAGGTTCTTGATCTGATTAAAAGTTTAAAACAAACGGCAACTGTGTTCATGTCCACCCACAATTTAAATGAAGTCGAAAAGGTGTGTGACATGGTAGGTATAGTAAACCGGGGGAAACTGGTTACAATTTCTTCAGTCGAATCATTACAAAAAAAATACGCCCGTTCTTTATTCGAAATTGAATTTATCGAAGATCCCAGCCCCTTGCTTAAGACTTTACAGGAGGCACCGTGGCTCGCTGAGCCTGAAATAATCAACCGGAATGGCACGCAGGTTGTATTAGTAAAAGCAATCGATGTTGAACATGCCCGGCGCGAACTGCCGCGGCTGATTTCAGATTCCAGCTTAACTCTCACGCGCTATGAACTTGTTATGCCCAGCCTGGAAGATATCTTTGTGGAAATCCTTAATGAAGAGAAAACCAAATGA
- a CDS encoding PLDc N-terminal domain-containing protein: MPNEFAIIKEMLPFLIPLALVQLTLMVIAIIDLVRREHVTSNNKIIWVFIIIFINLIGPIIYLLFGRKDRIDDSN; the protein is encoded by the coding sequence ATGCCGAATGAATTTGCTATTATCAAGGAAATGCTGCCCTTTCTTATCCCACTGGCACTGGTGCAACTGACCCTTATGGTGATTGCGATAATCGATCTTGTCAGGAGAGAGCATGTCACCAGCAATAACAAAATTATATGGGTATTTATTATAATTTTTATCAATCTGATCGGCCCGATTATTTACTTGCTGTTTGGCCGAAAGGACAGAATTGATGACAGCAATTAG
- a CDS encoding HIT domain-containing protein, which produces MEHLWSPWRIEYIRLAKSGEEQGCILCDKPNEQDDTENLILARGDYNFVIMNRYPYIAGHLMVAPLRHTALLEDLSPEELLEHFQLVQKCIRALRSVWNPGGFNMGMNMGRVAGAGVDQHIHTHIVPRWAGDTNFMPVIASTGVVNSSLKETYLELKPYF; this is translated from the coding sequence ATGGAACATTTATGGTCACCATGGCGCATAGAATATATACGTCTGGCTAAAAGCGGTGAAGAACAAGGCTGCATTCTTTGTGATAAACCAAACGAACAAGATGATACAGAGAACCTGATACTCGCACGCGGTGATTATAACTTTGTTATTATGAACCGATATCCCTATATTGCCGGGCATCTGATGGTAGCTCCTCTCCGTCATACAGCTCTACTTGAAGACCTCAGCCCGGAAGAATTGCTGGAACATTTTCAGTTGGTACAAAAATGTATCCGCGCCCTCCGCAGCGTCTGGAATCCCGGAGGATTCAATATGGGGATGAACATGGGTCGTGTTGCAGGAGCCGGGGTTGATCAGCATATCCACACCCATATCGTTCCTCGCTGGGCTGGTGACACCAACTTTATGCCGGTTATTGCTTCAACCGGTGTGGTCAATTCATCGTTAAAGGAAACATATCTCGAACTAAAACCCTATTTTTAA
- a CDS encoding bifunctional (p)ppGpp synthetase/guanosine-3',5'-bis(diphosphate) 3'-pyrophosphohydrolase, with product MVVRQAGSLESLIEKTSRYIPAEKLEMVKRAYEFAREAHQGQVRVSGEPYLIHPLQVALILADLQFDSSALTAALLHDTIEDCGVSLEGIRKDFGLEVANLVDGTTKLEELSRKSPSSGLKSGIQAEHQAENLRKLLVAMAEDLRVVFIKLADRLHNMRTLSALTAEQKERIARETLEIYAPLAHRLGVWELKWELEDLSFRYLEPEKYAHISKMVNLRRAQREMLINQMVEVLKREFEKAGIQCEVTGRPKHLYSIYQKMKKYETQGKRFDDIQDLLALRVLVNTVPDCYNAIGVVHSLWHPMPGNFDDYIANPKANGYQSLHTAVMAMRSIPLEVQIRTYDMHHFAEYGVASHWRYKEGDKADEKFEAKLGWLRQLVDWHRELTGAEEFLESVKTDIFNDQVFVFTPKGEIKDLPQGATPVDFAYRIHTDLGHRCIGAKVNGRLVPLNYQLKNGEVVEIVVARKDKTPSRDWLNPNLGYVRTSHAREKLRQFFKRQERAENIDLGRNLLEKELRRLGLKAGNREEIARVFRFESVDDFLAAVGYGGVSLNQISMKLASQQEAPKPIVEQAPVKHPTSAIRVLGAGNMLTSLARCCNPVPGDAITGYITRNKGVTVHRSDCHNIVRPDLERERLVEVDWGQSDSLYPVRLSLAAWDRVGLVRDFSTVVAEEKINITSMTVTETEEDVSTIDFTLSTSSVYQLSRLINKLEGIKGVISITRMGEDSTSQVS from the coding sequence GTGGTTGTTCGACAGGCTGGCAGCCTTGAAAGCCTTATTGAGAAGACATCCAGATATATTCCAGCAGAGAAACTGGAAATGGTAAAACGCGCTTATGAATTTGCCCGGGAAGCCCATCAAGGCCAGGTGCGTGTTTCCGGTGAGCCGTACCTCATCCATCCTTTACAAGTTGCTTTGATTTTAGCAGATCTGCAGTTTGACTCCAGCGCACTAACCGCTGCCCTTCTTCATGATACTATTGAAGACTGTGGTGTATCTCTTGAGGGAATAAGAAAAGATTTCGGATTAGAGGTGGCTAATCTTGTAGATGGGACTACCAAGCTGGAAGAATTATCACGCAAATCCCCATCTTCGGGTTTAAAAAGCGGCATACAGGCAGAACACCAGGCAGAAAACCTTCGTAAGCTTCTGGTGGCCATGGCAGAAGACCTGCGGGTGGTGTTTATTAAACTCGCCGATCGATTGCACAACATGCGAACTCTATCTGCTCTTACGGCAGAACAGAAAGAGCGGATAGCCCGCGAGACGTTGGAGATATATGCTCCACTGGCTCATCGTTTGGGCGTGTGGGAACTGAAGTGGGAACTGGAAGACCTTTCTTTTCGTTACCTGGAACCAGAAAAGTATGCCCACATTTCCAAGATGGTTAACCTGCGTCGCGCTCAACGGGAAATGCTGATTAACCAGATGGTTGAAGTGCTCAAACGGGAATTTGAAAAAGCAGGAATACAGTGTGAAGTTACCGGGCGGCCGAAACACCTGTATTCTATTTACCAGAAAATGAAGAAATATGAGACCCAAGGCAAGCGTTTTGATGATATCCAGGATTTGCTAGCCTTGAGAGTATTAGTGAATACGGTGCCGGATTGTTATAACGCCATTGGAGTAGTGCATAGCCTCTGGCACCCGATGCCGGGCAATTTTGATGACTATATTGCGAATCCTAAAGCCAACGGATACCAATCTTTGCATACTGCTGTTATGGCGATGCGTTCAATTCCCCTTGAGGTACAAATTCGTACTTATGACATGCACCATTTTGCTGAATATGGAGTTGCTTCACACTGGCGCTATAAAGAAGGTGACAAAGCTGATGAGAAATTTGAAGCAAAACTCGGATGGTTGCGGCAACTTGTTGATTGGCATCGGGAGCTAACCGGGGCAGAAGAGTTCCTGGAATCAGTCAAGACCGATATTTTTAATGATCAGGTTTTTGTGTTTACTCCCAAGGGTGAAATCAAAGACCTGCCACAGGGTGCGACTCCGGTTGATTTTGCTTATCGTATTCATACCGATTTGGGGCATCGCTGCATTGGCGCCAAGGTGAACGGCAGGCTGGTACCGCTTAATTATCAACTTAAAAATGGGGAAGTGGTTGAAATTGTAGTAGCCAGAAAAGACAAGACCCCTTCTCGTGACTGGCTTAATCCAAACCTTGGTTATGTGCGTACCTCGCATGCGCGTGAGAAATTACGTCAGTTTTTCAAACGGCAGGAAAGAGCGGAAAATATTGACCTCGGGCGCAACCTGCTGGAAAAAGAGTTGCGTCGTTTGGGTTTGAAAGCCGGCAATCGTGAGGAAATTGCCCGTGTTTTCCGTTTTGAAAGCGTTGACGATTTTCTGGCAGCGGTTGGATATGGAGGTGTTAGCCTTAATCAGATTTCGATGAAGCTTGCCAGTCAGCAGGAGGCCCCAAAACCAATAGTCGAACAGGCTCCGGTTAAACACCCTACCTCAGCTATACGTGTTCTGGGTGCGGGGAACATGCTTACCAGCCTTGCCCGTTGTTGCAACCCTGTCCCTGGTGATGCAATTACCGGTTATATAACCCGGAACAAGGGGGTGACTGTCCATCGCTCCGACTGTCACAATATTGTGCGCCCGGATCTCGAACGGGAAAGACTGGTTGAGGTGGACTGGGGGCAATCTGATAGTCTTTACCCTGTACGCTTGAGTTTGGCTGCCTGGGATCGGGTTGGTTTGGTGCGGGATTTTTCCACAGTAGTTGCTGAAGAAAAAATTAACATCACTTCTATGACGGTAACAGAGACGGAAGAAGATGTTTCTACTATTGATTTTACCCTTTCGACCAGCAGTGTATATCAGCTCAGCCGGTTGATTAACAAGCTGGAAGGAATAAAAGGAGTAATAAGTATAACCCGTATGGGGGAAGACTCAACTTCACAGGTTTCTTAA
- the rpsT gene encoding 30S ribosomal protein S20: MANTSSAKKKIRADEAKRERNKAVRSKTRTLVTHARKAIEAGPDKANEQVATAVSALDKAAAKGIIHPNNAARHKSRLEQKLNKSQA, from the coding sequence TTGGCAAATACCAGTTCTGCAAAGAAAAAGATTCGCGCTGATGAAGCTAAACGGGAAAGGAATAAAGCAGTTCGCTCAAAAACCCGAACTCTGGTAACCCACGCCCGAAAAGCTATAGAAGCTGGACCAGACAAAGCGAATGAGCAGGTAGCCACAGCTGTAAGTGCGCTGGATAAAGCAGCCGCAAAAGGTATAATTCATCCCAACAATGCGGCAAGGCACAAGTCAAGGCTGGAACAAAAACTAAACAAATCCCAGGCATAA
- a CDS encoding Smr/MutS family protein, with product MKKPEIGNQLDLHGNIVEEALPKVDDFLYAAYQAGHERVWIIHGKGTGVLKLEVSRLLSRHCLVRSFYSADKFHGGEGAIQVNLA from the coding sequence ATGAAAAAGCCTGAAATTGGTAACCAGCTGGATCTGCACGGGAACATAGTAGAAGAAGCCCTCCCAAAAGTTGACGATTTTTTGTACGCAGCTTACCAGGCAGGCCATGAAAGGGTATGGATAATCCACGGGAAGGGTACAGGGGTATTAAAACTTGAAGTTTCCAGACTGCTTTCCAGGCACTGCCTGGTAAGATCTTTTTACAGCGCTGATAAATTCCATGGAGGAGAGGGCGCTATCCAGGTGAATCTCGCATAA
- the fdhF gene encoding formate dehydrogenase subunit alpha: MAKIRLTIDEKVIETEEGVSILEAAREAGIEIPHLCYMDNLPASGGCRLCVVEVEGARNLAASCATPVAGGMVIKTASERALSARRSVIELLLSNHPFDCMTCEKSGNCNLEKYAYELGVSGSRYNGERHNYPSDTTNPFFIRDYNKCILCGRCVAACKQIQFVEAISFANRGFNCKIATAYDRSLKESPCVFCGQCVAACPTGALVEKSRVGAGRNWEIEKTPTVCSYCGVGCNIELNTKNGRIVSVSPATGENVNNGRLCVKGKFGWDYIYSPERLESPLIRIGEKGEGKFRSASWEEAIDTIAERLAGIRAESGPDSLAFLSSAKCTNEENYLLQKFARAVIGTNNIDHCARLUHSPTVAGLATTFGSGAMTNSISEISHSNCIFIIGSNTGENHPVISLEVIEAVKNQGAKLIVADPRRINMTEHASLWLRLKPGTDTALINGLLNIIISENLADLDFIRNRTEGFEEVRKTVAPYTVDAVSRITSIPANELSAAARLYATSKTAMILYAMGITQHLGGTGNVIALANLAMATGHIGREGSGLCPLRGQNNVQGACDMGALPNVLPGYQPVNDDATRKKFETAWKVKLQCKAGLTLVEMMHAAESGKIRGMYIMGEEPALTDPNSKHVANALKKLDFLIVQNIFLGETGRYADIVLPGTSFAEKDGTFTNTERRVQRIRKAIHPVAFSRPDWEIIMNISQRMGYPMQYSHPSQVMIEAASLTPTYGGITYERLEYGGLQWPCRDLHDSGTRFLHLGSFTRGKGKFVPVEYQPATAVPNKDYPLTLSTGRNLYHWHGGSISRQSPGLTEICPEGRIEINPEQATKLGCVNGDVVELYSPRGKIYAEVEVSEKSPPGVVFMPFHFKESPVNQLTSDALDPVAKIPGLKVCPVNLRKV; this comes from the coding sequence TTGGCAAAAATTAGACTGACAATAGACGAAAAGGTTATAGAAACCGAAGAAGGTGTTTCCATTTTGGAAGCCGCTCGCGAAGCAGGAATAGAAATTCCTCACCTTTGTTATATGGATAACCTGCCAGCCAGCGGAGGCTGCCGTTTGTGTGTGGTAGAAGTAGAAGGAGCAAGGAACCTGGCTGCCTCATGCGCCACACCGGTTGCTGGCGGCATGGTAATTAAAACTGCCTCAGAAAGAGCTCTCAGCGCTCGCAGAAGTGTAATTGAGCTGCTTCTTTCAAACCATCCTTTTGATTGCATGACGTGCGAGAAAAGCGGTAATTGCAATCTTGAAAAATATGCCTACGAACTGGGGGTATCCGGCTCCAGATATAATGGGGAAAGGCATAATTACCCCTCAGATACGACCAATCCGTTCTTCATCCGGGATTATAACAAGTGCATACTTTGCGGGCGCTGCGTGGCTGCCTGTAAGCAAATACAATTCGTTGAGGCCATCTCCTTTGCGAACCGGGGATTCAATTGTAAAATTGCCACTGCTTACGACCGTTCGCTAAAAGAGAGTCCCTGTGTTTTTTGCGGCCAATGCGTTGCAGCCTGCCCTACTGGTGCCCTGGTGGAGAAAAGCCGGGTAGGAGCCGGGAGAAACTGGGAAATCGAGAAGACCCCAACGGTCTGTTCATATTGCGGAGTAGGCTGCAATATTGAGCTTAATACTAAAAACGGACGCATCGTAAGTGTATCACCCGCTACGGGCGAAAATGTAAACAATGGCCGCCTTTGTGTGAAAGGAAAATTCGGTTGGGATTATATATATAGCCCAGAAAGACTTGAAAGCCCTTTAATACGAATCGGAGAAAAAGGAGAAGGCAAATTTAGGAGTGCCAGCTGGGAAGAAGCCATAGATACAATAGCCGAAAGGCTTGCTGGCATCAGAGCCGAAAGCGGACCAGACTCCCTGGCGTTTCTTTCTTCAGCCAAGTGCACCAACGAGGAAAACTACCTTCTTCAGAAGTTTGCTCGTGCGGTAATCGGTACTAACAACATCGATCACTGCGCTCGCCTCTGACATTCTCCCACTGTGGCCGGTCTGGCCACAACTTTCGGCAGCGGGGCCATGACTAATTCTATTTCAGAAATCAGCCATAGTAACTGTATTTTTATTATCGGCTCCAATACTGGCGAAAACCATCCTGTCATCTCACTTGAGGTAATAGAGGCGGTCAAGAACCAGGGAGCAAAATTGATTGTCGCCGATCCCAGGCGTATAAATATGACCGAACATGCCAGTCTATGGTTACGCCTCAAGCCAGGCACTGACACTGCTCTGATAAACGGACTGTTGAACATAATAATATCTGAAAATCTAGCCGATCTCGATTTCATTCGCAACCGGACCGAAGGCTTTGAAGAAGTTCGTAAAACAGTCGCACCATATACAGTGGATGCTGTCAGCCGTATTACCAGTATTCCAGCCAATGAACTATCCGCCGCAGCCCGCCTGTATGCAACCAGTAAAACAGCGATGATCCTTTACGCAATGGGAATAACCCAGCATTTAGGTGGAACCGGCAATGTCATCGCCCTGGCGAATTTGGCAATGGCAACCGGCCATATCGGCCGGGAAGGATCAGGGTTATGCCCTCTCCGCGGTCAAAACAACGTCCAGGGAGCCTGTGATATGGGAGCCCTACCCAACGTGCTTCCGGGATATCAACCGGTAAATGATGACGCAACCAGGAAAAAATTTGAAACCGCCTGGAAGGTAAAACTGCAATGCAAGGCTGGTCTTACCCTCGTTGAAATGATGCACGCGGCAGAATCAGGAAAAATCAGGGGCATGTATATTATGGGAGAGGAACCAGCACTCACTGATCCCAATTCAAAGCATGTGGCAAACGCGCTTAAAAAATTAGATTTTTTAATTGTACAAAATATTTTCTTGGGCGAAACCGGTCGATATGCTGATATTGTACTACCTGGCACCAGCTTTGCCGAGAAAGACGGTACTTTTACCAATACCGAAAGGCGTGTCCAGCGGATTCGCAAAGCCATCCATCCAGTTGCCTTCAGCCGGCCGGACTGGGAGATTATTATGAATATTTCCCAAAGAATGGGGTATCCAATGCAGTATTCTCACCCTTCCCAAGTGATGATAGAAGCTGCAAGCCTCACACCAACCTACGGTGGAATCACATACGAACGGCTTGAATACGGCGGCTTGCAATGGCCATGTCGAGATTTACACGACTCGGGAACCAGGTTTTTACACCTGGGTTCATTTACTCGAGGAAAGGGTAAATTTGTTCCGGTTGAATATCAGCCTGCCACTGCTGTACCAAATAAAGACTACCCGCTAACCTTATCCACCGGCAGAAACCTTTACCATTGGCACGGGGGATCAATCAGCCGCCAGTCACCTGGACTTACTGAAATTTGCCCGGAAGGCAGAATTGAAATCAATCCCGAACAAGCAACTAAACTGGGGTGCGTGAATGGAGATGTTGTTGAGTTGTATTCCCCGAGAGGCAAGATTTATGCCGAGGTTGAAGTGAGTGAAAAATCACCACCCGGAGTGGTTTTCATGCCTTTCCACTTCAAGGAATCACCAGTGAACCAACTTACATCAGACGCTTTGGATCCGGTAGCAAAAATTCCAGGGCTAAAGGTTTGCCCTGTAAATTTGCGGAAAGTTTAA